A portion of the Oncorhynchus gorbuscha isolate QuinsamMale2020 ecotype Even-year linkage group LG07, OgorEven_v1.0, whole genome shotgun sequence genome contains these proteins:
- the LOC124039625 gene encoding gamma-soluble NSF attachment protein-like — protein MAAKINEAHDHIAKAEKYLKTSFMKWKPDYDSAASEYSKAAVAFKNAKMLEEAKEAYLQEAEAHTNNKTLFHAAKALEAAGMMLKDMQRIPEAIQYIERASMMYVENGTPDTAALALDRAGKLIESQDLAKAVDLYQKAASVFENEDRLRQAVEMLGKASRLLVRQHKLDEAAVSIQKEKNMYKEIENYPTCFKKTIAQVLVHLHRNDFVAADKCVRESYSLPGFSGSEDCIALEQLLQGYDEQDEDQVHCVCNSPLFKYMDNDYAKLSISLRVPGGGKKKAPASAADAGEGAEAGEADEDEYAGGLC, from the exons ATGGCTGCGAAAATCAACGAGGCGCACGACCACATTGCCAAGGCTGAAAAATA TTTAAAGactagcttcatgaaatggaagCCTGACTATGACAGTGCTGCATCAGAGTACTCAAAAGCAG CTGTTGCCTTTAAAAATGCCAAGATGCTTGAAGAAGCGAAGGAGGCTTACCTGCAAGAGGCAGAGGCACATACCAACAACAAAAC ACTTTTCCATGCAGCCAA AGCACTTGAGGCAGCTGGTATGATGCTCAAG gACATGCAGAGGATACCAGAGGCTATCCAGTATATTGAGAGAGCAAGCATGATGTATGTAGAGAATGGCACACCAGACACTGCAGCCTTGGCCCTCGACAGAGCTGGAAA GCTAATTGAATCACAGGATCTAGCAAAAGCAGTGGATCTGTACCAGAAAGCTGCATCAGTGTTTGAG AATGAAGACCGTCTACGTCAAGCTGTAGAGATGCTGGGGAAAGCATCAAGACTTCTCGTCAGGCAGCACAA GCTTGATGAAGCAGCAGTGTCGATTCAGAAGGAAAAGAACATGTATAAAGAAATAGAGAATTACCCAACGTGTTTTAAG AAAACCATTGCCCAAGTGCTAGTCCACCTTCACAGAAATGACTTCGTAGCAGCAGATAAATGTGTTCGAGAGAGTTACAG TCTGCCAGGCTTCAGTGGGAGTGAGGACTGTATTGCCTTGGAGCAGCTCCTGCAGGGCTATGACGAGCAGGATGAGGACCAAGTGCACTGCGTCTGTAACTCGCCCTTATTCAAGTACATGGACAATGAT TATGCAAAGTTGTCCATCAGCCTGAGGGTTCCAGGGGGGGGTAAGAAGAAGGCTCCTGCTTCAGCTGCCGATGCTGGGGAAGGAGCGGAGGCAGGGGAGGCTGATGAGGATGAGTACGCTGGTGGGCTATGTTAG